The following are from one region of the Pseudorasbora parva isolate DD20220531a chromosome 12, ASM2467924v1, whole genome shotgun sequence genome:
- the chchd4b gene encoding coiled-coil-helix-coiled-coil-helix domain containing 4b, with product MIKEMTAINGEGKDKVIFVTKEEHGIPSTVKLVEEDPNEDNEEKGLILPSGEINWDCPCLGGMASGVCGEQFKTAFTCFHLSQEDVKGSDCLEPFRSMQECFGQHPELFPQEDDVQTANPEPESEQKDSPSISDFSTSGESDLLHSQLPIAT from the exons ATGATAAAAGAAATGACTGCAATCAACGGAGAAG GGAAGGACAAAGTCATATTTGTTACAAAGGAAGAGCATGGAATTCCTAGCACTGTGAAACTGGTTGAGGAGGATCCAAATGAAGACAATGAAGAAAAAG GTCTCATCTTGCCGAGTGGTGAGATAAATTGGGATTGCCCGTGTTTAGGGGGGATGGCAAGTGGAGTATGTGGAGAGCAGTTTAAGACAGCATTCACCTGCTTCCACTTAAGTCAAGAAGATGTGAAGGGATCAGACTGTCTGGAGCCGTTCAGAAGCATGCAGGAGTGTTTTGGTCAACATCCTGAACTGTTCCCTCAGGAAGATGATGTTCAAACTGCAAATCCTGAACCAGAGTCAGAGCAAAAAGATTCCCCTTCTATCTCTGACTTCAGCACAAGTGGAGAGTCTGACCTTCTGCATTCACAGTTGCCCATAgctacttaa
- the sec61a1a gene encoding protein transport protein Sec61 subunit alpha-like 1 translates to MAIKFLEVIKPFCAVLPEIQKPERKIQFREKVLWTAITLFIFLVCCQIPLFGIMSSDSADPFYWMRVILASNRGTLMELGISPIVTSGLIMQLLAGAKIIEVGDTPKDRALFNGAQKLFGMIITIGQAIVYVMTGMYGDPSEMGAGICLLIIIQLFVAGLIVLLLDELLQKGYGLGSGISLFIATNICETIVWKAFSPTTVNTGRGTEFEGAIIALFHLLATRTDKVRALREAFYRQNLPNLMNLIATVFVFAVVIYFQGFRVDLPIKSARYRGQYNTYPIKLFYTSNIPIILQSALVSNLYVISQMLSTRFSGNFLVNLLGTWSDATSGGPARAYPVGGLCYYLSPPESFGSVLDDPVHAVIYIVFMLGSCAFFSKTWIEVSGSSAKDVAKQLKEQQMVMRGHRETSMVHELNRYIPTAAAFGGLCIGGLSVMADFLGAIGSGTGILLAVTIIYQYFEIFVKEQSEVGSMGALLF, encoded by the exons ATGGCGA TTAAGTTCTTGGAGGTAATAAAACCCTTTTGTGCGGTTTTGCCGGAAATCCAGAAACCAGAAAGAAAG ATCCAGTTCAGAGAAAAGGTGCTATGGACGGCCATCACATTGTTCATCTTTCTTGTTTGCTGCCAG ATCCCGCTGTTTGGGATCATGTCTTCAGACTCAGCAGATCCGTTCTACTGGATGAGAGTCATCTTGGCCTCCAACAGAG GTACTCTGATGGAGTTGGGCATCTCTCCCATTGTGACCTCTGGTTTAATCATGCAGCTCCTGGCTGGAGCTAAAATCATTGAAGTTGGAGACACACCTAAAGACAGAGCGCTCTTCAATGGAGCTCAGAAAT tGTTCGGTATGATCATCACCATTGGTCAGGCTATTGTGTACGTCATGACTGGAATGTATGGAGACCCTTCAGAGATGGGTGCTGGCATCTGTCTGCTGATCATCATTCAG TTGTTTGTGGCCGGGCTGATCGTATTGCTGCTGGATGAGTTGCTGCAGAAAGGTTACGGTTTGGGCTCTGGTATCTCGCTCTTCATTGCCACAAACATTTGTGAGACAATCGTATGGAAGGCCTTCAGCCCAACCACAGTCAACACTGGCAGAG GTACTGAGTTTGAAGGAGCCATTATTGCTCTGTTCCACCTGTTGGCCACTCGTACTGATAAAGTACGGGCTCTGAGAGAGGCCTTCTACAGACAGAACCTACCCAACCTCATGAACCTCATTGCAACAGTTTTCGTCTTTGCTGTTGTCATATACTTCCAG GGCTTCAGAGTCGACCTGCCCATCAAGTCTGCACGTTATCGTGGCCAGTACAACACATATCCCATCAAGCTCTTCTACACCTCCAATATTCCCATCATCCTGCAGTCTGCTCTGGTTTCTAACCTTTACGTCATCTCTCAGATGCTCTCCACCCGCTTCAGCGGGAACTTCCTGGTCAACCTCCTGGGAACTTGGTCT GATGCTACATCAGGTGGTCCAGCTCGTGCCTACCCTGTAGGCGGTCTGTGTTATTATCTGTCTCCTCCGGAGTCCTTTGGTTCTGTGCTTGATGACCCTGTCCATGCAGTGATCTACATTGTCTTCATGCTGGGATCCTGTGCCTTCTTTTCTAAGACCTGGATTGAAGTTTCTGGATCGTCTGCCAAAGAT GTGGCCAAGCAGCTGAAAGAACAGCAGATGGTAATGAGGGGACACAGAGAGACCTCCATGGTTCATGAACTCAACAG GTACATCCCCACAGCAGCTGCATTTGGTGGACTGTGTATCGGAGGCCTTTCAGTAATGGCTGACTTCCTGGGTGCCATTGGTTCTGGAACTGGAATCCTATTGGCTGTTACCATCATCTATCAGTACTTTGAAATATTTGTTAAGGAACAGAGCGAAGTCGGTAGCATGGGAGCGCTACTCTTCTAA